From a single Shewanella denitrificans OS217 genomic region:
- a CDS encoding M14 family metallopeptidase, with protein MTSRSPFESFVWQSEIFNCQSNDIDAFYAQLAEEVNRLGLKKNTLGSVDSFAINLYQSASQRSDLPSLLISSGFHGEEAAGPWGMLHFLRGLQPALFERVNLSLLPLVNPTGFKAGHRFNRFGENPNRGFTLENGKPTPNEHTSLEGKLLLEHAQLLCAASRDGILTCHEDVLMNETYVYSFEPTQTPGRFSLGLRDALGQYFKLAKDGFIDECPVTDGVIFNHFDTSFEAFLVRSGAKLAACSETPGQEDFDRRVQANSAAMGQFIAHCAPIL; from the coding sequence ATGACAAGCAGATCCCCATTTGAGTCTTTTGTATGGCAGTCAGAGATATTTAATTGCCAGAGCAATGATATCGACGCTTTTTACGCTCAGCTAGCCGAAGAGGTTAACCGTCTTGGGCTCAAGAAAAACACCTTAGGTAGCGTTGACAGCTTTGCTATCAATCTCTATCAATCTGCAAGCCAGAGATCAGATTTACCTTCATTGCTCATTAGCTCTGGATTTCATGGTGAAGAAGCCGCCGGTCCTTGGGGCATGTTGCATTTTTTACGTGGCTTGCAGCCGGCATTATTTGAGCGGGTAAACCTGAGCCTTTTGCCTTTGGTGAATCCAACCGGTTTTAAAGCAGGGCATAGGTTCAATCGTTTTGGCGAAAATCCCAATCGAGGCTTCACTCTGGAAAATGGCAAGCCTACCCCCAACGAACACACATCCCTTGAGGGTAAACTGTTACTTGAGCATGCTCAGCTACTATGCGCCGCCAGTCGGGATGGCATTTTAACCTGCCACGAGGATGTGCTTATGAATGAAACTTATGTCTACTCTTTCGAGCCGACTCAAACACCGGGACGTTTCAGCCTGGGGCTCAGAGACGCATTAGGTCAGTATTTTAAACTGGCGAAAGATGGGTTTATCGATGAGTGTCCGGTAACAGATGGGGTGATTTTTAATCATTTCGATACCTCCTTCGAGGCTTTCCTTGTTCGAAGCGGCGCTAAATTAGCTGCCTGCAGTGAAACGCCTGGGCAGGAGGATTTCGACCGACGAGTGCAGGCAAACAGTGCCGCTATGGGACAATTTATCGCCCACTGCGCGCCGATCCTTTAG
- a CDS encoding chemotaxis protein, giving the protein MKSKASQSQGLLLFRLNYTQLFALGTLKIRELVPYLPLTKIPNSHPNILGAATVRGGTIPVVDMAAAIGFKPIAEEDKAKSYIIVTDCQRMLIGFMVREIDKIMECNWRDIEAPSGNLGANAFLTGVTRYENQLVQLMDVELLLSKIFPDDPTTQRAILTDVQREKLKPLQILLVDDSKVARKQLSDVLDSLNIGYRVTENGQDALDIMVEAAADRKPIDLLVSDIEMPGLDGYELAFEVRDNPLLNHAYIILHSSLSSEISVGQAKQVGANEALTKFDAHELIGAMLRGANALSQS; this is encoded by the coding sequence ATGAAAAGTAAAGCAAGTCAATCTCAAGGTTTGTTACTTTTTCGGCTGAATTATACTCAACTGTTTGCCTTAGGCACCTTAAAAATTCGTGAATTAGTGCCTTATTTGCCCTTGACCAAAATCCCAAACTCTCACCCTAATATTCTCGGCGCAGCGACTGTGCGCGGCGGGACTATCCCCGTTGTTGATATGGCAGCGGCCATAGGTTTTAAGCCTATAGCAGAGGAAGATAAAGCCAAAAGCTACATCATAGTGACCGATTGTCAGCGGATGTTAATTGGCTTTATGGTGCGGGAAATTGATAAGATCATGGAGTGTAATTGGCGTGATATTGAGGCGCCTTCGGGTAACTTAGGTGCCAATGCGTTTTTAACTGGGGTCACGCGTTATGAAAATCAACTGGTGCAGTTAATGGATGTTGAGCTGTTACTGTCAAAAATCTTCCCAGATGATCCCACCACTCAACGGGCGATACTCACAGATGTGCAGCGTGAGAAGTTAAAGCCATTGCAAATTTTACTGGTGGATGACTCTAAAGTTGCCCGCAAGCAATTGTCCGATGTGCTCGACTCGCTCAATATAGGCTATCGTGTGACTGAGAACGGTCAAGATGCGCTGGATATCATGGTAGAAGCGGCGGCAGATAGAAAGCCCATTGATTTATTGGTCAGCGATATCGAGATGCCAGGGCTTGATGGTTATGAACTGGCGTTTGAGGTACGGGATAACCCGCTGCTGAATCATGCCTACATTATTTTGCACTCTTCACTTTCCAGTGAAATCAGTGTCGGACAAGCCAAACAGGTTGGCGCGAATGAAGCATTAACTAAATTTGATGCCCATGAATTGATAGGTGCCATGCTTAGAGGCGCTAATGCGTTAAGCCAATCGTAA
- a CDS encoding dual specificity protein phosphatase family protein: MKDVFWLVEGKLAGRSGPNKTPWDLQELAANGIKVIVSLNDANQCDESAMAEVGILHRVFTLPDSIPPTLDDLAICTEILPKILAFIAQCEADNLPVLIHCRSGKDRTGLMMAYYLMKNGAAPLHAVSQVRNVREIAFSADGWDQFVFDVLYALQD, from the coding sequence ATGAAAGATGTTTTTTGGTTAGTTGAAGGTAAGCTTGCTGGTCGCAGTGGCCCTAATAAAACCCCTTGGGATTTACAAGAGCTAGCCGCCAATGGTATTAAAGTCATTGTTTCTCTTAATGATGCCAATCAATGTGATGAGAGTGCAATGGCAGAGGTTGGGATCCTTCATAGGGTGTTTACCTTGCCCGATAGCATTCCGCCCACCCTTGATGATTTAGCCATTTGCACTGAAATATTGCCAAAAATTTTAGCTTTTATTGCTCAATGTGAAGCGGATAACTTGCCTGTGCTTATTCATTGCCGCTCAGGTAAAGACAGAACGGGTCTTATGATGGCCTATTACTTAATGAAAAATGGCGCTGCGCCTTTGCATGCTGTGAGTCAAGTGCGTAATGTGCGAGAGATAGCTTTTAGTGCAGACGGCTGGGATCAATTTGTATTTGATGTGTTATACGCATTGCAAGACTAA
- a CDS encoding DEAD/DEAH box helicase, translating to MTQAFATTFAEFGLHNALLSRLVELDYQVPTPIQAQTIGSILAGKDLLAGANTGSGKTAAFALPLLHALLSKPLKPLKGNGVRALVLVPTRELAKQVADSFKSYAVHSNGAIKVVAAFGGVSVNTQMLALRGGADIVVATPGRLLDLLSSNALKLADVSTLVLDEADRMLSLGFTDEIGQILGLLPKKKQTLLFSATFPEEVRQLTDALLNSPLEIQLQNPESSTLVQRVMTVNREKKTALLAHLLNEHQWRQVLIFVGAKNSCNHLAQKLAKRGITAEVFHGDKAQGARSRVLEGFKAGDIQVLIATDIAARGLDIEKLPVVINFDLPRSPADYMHRIGRSGRAGEVGLALSLLSHDEYHHFTVIEKKNKIRLEREQVAGFEADEQMPEALLEQEKPMAKPEGTGKKKRKVLPQANVDIWGNKAD from the coding sequence ATGACCCAAGCTTTCGCCACGACTTTTGCCGAATTTGGCTTACACAATGCCTTATTGTCACGACTTGTCGAATTAGACTATCAAGTGCCAACCCCTATTCAAGCCCAGACCATAGGTAGCATTTTAGCGGGTAAAGACTTGTTAGCTGGGGCGAATACTGGCTCAGGAAAAACGGCGGCGTTTGCTCTGCCCCTATTGCATGCTTTGCTTTCAAAACCGCTAAAACCTCTTAAAGGTAACGGCGTTCGTGCGTTGGTGTTAGTGCCAACAAGAGAGCTTGCCAAACAAGTCGCCGACAGCTTTAAGTCTTATGCGGTTCACAGTAATGGCGCCATTAAAGTTGTGGCAGCGTTTGGCGGAGTCTCTGTGAATACTCAGATGCTGGCCTTACGTGGCGGCGCTGATATTGTGGTGGCAACGCCAGGTCGTTTGCTCGATTTACTCTCTTCTAATGCACTCAAACTTGCCGATGTCAGTACCTTAGTGCTCGATGAAGCCGACAGAATGCTAAGCCTTGGGTTTACCGATGAAATCGGTCAAATCTTGGGGTTATTGCCCAAAAAGAAACAAACCTTGTTATTCTCGGCCACCTTCCCTGAAGAGGTGCGTCAATTAACCGATGCCTTGCTGAATAGCCCCCTTGAAATCCAATTGCAAAATCCTGAATCAAGCACTTTAGTGCAGCGAGTGATGACGGTAAACCGCGAGAAGAAAACCGCCTTGTTAGCCCATTTGCTCAATGAGCATCAGTGGCGACAGGTGCTGATTTTCGTTGGCGCTAAAAATAGCTGTAATCATCTGGCGCAAAAATTGGCTAAGCGCGGCATTACTGCCGAAGTGTTCCACGGCGATAAGGCCCAAGGCGCTCGAAGTCGTGTGCTTGAAGGGTTTAAAGCCGGCGACATTCAAGTGTTGATCGCAACCGATATCGCAGCTCGTGGGCTAGACATTGAAAAACTGCCGGTGGTAATCAACTTTGATTTACCCAGAAGTCCCGCGGACTACATGCACAGAATTGGCCGCAGCGGCCGTGCCGGTGAAGTGGGCTTAGCGTTAAGTTTATTGTCACATGATGAATACCATCATTTCACCGTGATAGAAAAAAAGAACAAAATCAGGTTGGAGCGCGAGCAAGTGGCGGGATTTGAAGCCGATGAGCAAATGCCTGAAGCCCTATTGGAGCAGGAAAAACCCATGGCAAAGCCCGAAGGCACAGGTAAGAAAAAACGCAAGGTCTTGCCGCAAGCCAATGTGGATATTTGGGGCAATAAAGCTGACTAG
- a CDS encoding methylated-DNA--[protein]-cysteine S-methyltransferase — translation MKPKNQIDNKMPAPVIEFLVSSPVGQLSLKASDLGLTHLQVSCLEAVSNTLEVKSSTVLDRDLNAPIEKALVDQGRAHLELTLAQLTDYFAGKRQHFELPLAPKGTEFQRQVWQALSELNFGQVCSYSDIANTISRPKAVRAVGAANGANPIAIVVPCHRVIGKGGQLTGYAYGLAMKQYLLDLEGVSVNS, via the coding sequence ATGAAGCCAAAAAATCAGATTGATAACAAGATGCCTGCGCCTGTGATTGAGTTCCTTGTGAGTAGCCCTGTGGGGCAGTTATCCCTAAAGGCCAGCGACCTAGGTTTGACCCATTTGCAAGTAAGCTGTTTGGAGGCGGTAAGTAACACCCTTGAAGTTAAATCAAGCACAGTGTTAGATAGGGATTTAAATGCCCCGATTGAAAAAGCATTGGTTGATCAAGGCAGGGCACACCTTGAGCTCACCCTAGCTCAACTCACAGATTATTTTGCAGGAAAGCGCCAACACTTTGAACTCCCCTTAGCGCCAAAAGGCACTGAGTTTCAGCGGCAAGTGTGGCAGGCTTTAAGTGAGCTTAACTTTGGTCAAGTGTGCAGTTACTCTGATATTGCCAATACTATATCGAGGCCCAAGGCTGTGCGCGCCGTGGGTGCAGCCAATGGCGCCAATCCCATTGCCATTGTCGTCCCTTGTCACAGGGTGATAGGTAAGGGTGGCCAACTAACAGGGTATGCCTATGGTTTGGCAATGAAGCAGTATTTGCTTGATCTGGAAGGGGTTAGTGTAAACTCATAA
- a CDS encoding AlkA N-terminal domain-containing protein has translation MATRNEVQGPHENNCVISPSVCLQARLSRDARFDGQFFTGVFSTGIYCRSICPAPPPLEKNVRYFDSAIQAANAGLRPCLRCRPDSAPHSHAWLGTQTSLKRAISLIEQGYLRGDNSGSVESLALKLGISSRYLAKLFNQGLGTSPKRFALYQQLMFAKQLLHQTQLPITQVAMAAGFNSLRRFNEVFQQELQLTPTALRKVSAKAQTNTRNNKDAEGAITQEICLSLAFRPPLNWHKMWAFYQFRQVSGMEILDEEQGYSRSFCFDGVKGVFRVRLNEAKSQFDTQIYLLHSHDVKQLHPVVLRIRRLLDLDTDMATIAQIFVPLVAMGAKLDAGLRIPATASVFEAACRAILGQQVSVQQATKLLNTLVEHYGETFELNGQVWRLFPTPEAVATASLDELKMPGARRLALNALGAYVQEHPHSTPDDWLEVKGIGPWTVAYAKMRGLSESNVFLSSDLVIKHRIHGLYAKAGGIIETPKAYLALAADIANKVSPWGSYLTFGLWDDEDLMTSKKESSKHVVCKKVINTKQPSQKVSNKKEALK, from the coding sequence ATGGCAACTCGCAATGAAGTTCAAGGGCCACATGAAAATAACTGCGTGATAAGCCCAAGTGTATGCCTGCAAGCTAGACTCAGCCGCGATGCAAGGTTTGACGGTCAGTTTTTTACCGGGGTATTTTCGACGGGTATTTATTGCCGTTCTATATGCCCAGCGCCGCCTCCACTTGAGAAAAACGTGCGCTATTTTGATTCTGCCATTCAGGCTGCCAATGCCGGGCTGAGGCCTTGCCTGCGTTGTCGCCCCGACAGTGCGCCGCATTCACATGCTTGGCTTGGTACTCAAACCAGCTTAAAACGTGCCATTAGTCTGATAGAACAAGGCTATTTACGTGGTGATAACTCAGGCTCTGTGGAGTCGTTAGCGCTGAAGTTGGGGATTTCGAGCCGTTACTTAGCCAAGCTCTTTAACCAAGGTCTGGGAACGTCGCCCAAGCGCTTTGCCTTGTATCAACAGTTGATGTTTGCCAAGCAATTGTTACATCAAACTCAGTTACCCATAACACAAGTTGCAATGGCCGCAGGCTTTAATAGCTTACGGCGCTTTAATGAAGTGTTTCAGCAAGAATTGCAACTGACGCCAACGGCGCTACGCAAAGTGTCAGCCAAGGCCCAAACAAATACTCGCAACAATAAGGATGCAGAGGGGGCAATAACCCAAGAGATTTGCCTGTCGCTGGCATTTCGCCCGCCGCTCAATTGGCACAAAATGTGGGCGTTTTACCAATTTCGTCAAGTGAGCGGCATGGAAATTTTAGATGAAGAACAAGGCTACAGCCGCAGCTTTTGCTTCGATGGGGTAAAAGGCGTGTTCAGGGTGCGTCTCAATGAAGCTAAGTCGCAGTTCGACACCCAAATTTATTTACTGCACAGCCATGATGTTAAGCAATTACACCCAGTGGTATTGAGGATAAGGCGTCTGCTCGATTTAGATACTGATATGGCGACGATAGCGCAGATCTTTGTTCCGCTTGTTGCCATGGGGGCAAAGCTTGATGCTGGTTTACGCATTCCAGCGACCGCAAGCGTGTTTGAGGCAGCGTGCCGAGCCATATTGGGTCAACAGGTTAGCGTGCAACAAGCCACTAAATTACTCAATACGCTGGTTGAACATTATGGCGAAACCTTTGAGCTTAATGGTCAAGTTTGGCGCTTATTTCCAACACCTGAAGCCGTGGCTACAGCGAGTCTCGATGAATTAAAAATGCCAGGTGCGCGCAGGCTTGCCCTCAATGCCCTTGGCGCTTATGTGCAAGAGCACCCACATTCCACCCCAGATGATTGGCTTGAGGTTAAAGGCATTGGCCCTTGGACTGTGGCCTACGCTAAGATGCGTGGCTTAAGTGAGTCCAATGTGTTTTTAAGTTCAGACTTAGTGATTAAGCATAGAATTCACGGGCTATACGCTAAGGCGGGGGGAATCATTGAAACCCCAAAAGCGTATTTAGCCTTGGCGGCTGACATAGCCAATAAGGTGTCACCTTGGGGCAGTTATCTCACCTTTGGCCTATGGGATGATGAAGATCTAATGACGAGTAAGAAAGAGTCGAGCAAGCATGTGGTTTGCAAAAAAGTCATTAACACTAAACAACCTAGCCAGAAAGTGTCAAACAAAAAGGAAGCGCTCAAATGA
- a CDS encoding ABC transporter ATP-binding protein — MFKFFESLTQPLPPEEPTQPPSGVYAFCRHYTQGFGALLITMSVLTAILAMLEVSLFGFMGQLVDWLVTKDPQTLWQDEKTTLVAMSVIVLLVIPLLVWLHASIAYQSLLGNYPMAIRWQTHRYLLKQSISFYQDDFAGRIATKVMQTSLAVRETVMKLLDVLVYVLVYFTSMLVMIASADLRLMLPMLVWLAAYVAIQWKLVPKLKAISTEQADARSTMTGRIVDSYTNISTVKLFSHTKQEADYARDSMMIFLKTVYGQMRLVTVINVSVQIINYVLAFVIAAVSIWLWADNAISVGAIAIAVSLALRLNGMSQWIMWEISSLFENIGTVTDGMNTLSKPIAIEDKPGAKDIVVSQGKIDFNRVSFHYGEKTGVIDELNLNIKAGEKVGLVGRSGAGKSTLVNLLMRFHDVEQGQICIDGQPITDITQDSLRANIGMVTQDTSLLHRSIRENVLYGDPNASEARLMAAITQAQAHEFIEHLTDPHGNVGLDAQVGERGVKLSGGQRQRIAIARVLLKNAPILLLDEATSALDSEVEAAIQGSLYELMEGKTVIAIAHRLSTIAAMDRLIVLDQGKIVEQGTHQELIDAKGIYAQLWAHQTGGFIGVD; from the coding sequence ATGTTTAAATTTTTTGAATCATTAACCCAACCCTTGCCCCCAGAAGAACCAACGCAGCCCCCTTCTGGCGTGTATGCGTTCTGTCGCCATTACACTCAAGGTTTTGGCGCCTTGCTGATCACCATGTCGGTATTAACCGCTATTTTAGCCATGCTCGAAGTGTCTTTATTCGGCTTTATGGGTCAGCTGGTGGATTGGCTTGTCACTAAAGACCCGCAAACCTTGTGGCAAGATGAGAAAACTACCTTGGTCGCCATGTCTGTCATCGTCTTACTGGTGATCCCACTGCTGGTGTGGCTACACGCATCGATTGCCTACCAATCTTTGCTGGGCAATTATCCCATGGCCATTCGCTGGCAGACTCACAGGTATCTGCTTAAACAGAGCATTTCGTTTTATCAAGATGATTTTGCCGGCCGTATCGCCACGAAAGTGATGCAAACCTCACTTGCGGTGCGTGAAACCGTAATGAAATTACTCGATGTCCTGGTCTATGTGCTGGTGTATTTCACCTCCATGTTAGTGATGATAGCCAGCGCCGATCTGCGCTTAATGCTACCTATGCTTGTCTGGCTCGCCGCTTATGTGGCAATTCAGTGGAAATTAGTGCCTAAGTTAAAGGCTATTTCCACTGAGCAAGCCGATGCACGCTCAACCATGACAGGACGCATCGTCGACAGCTATACCAATATCTCGACAGTAAAACTCTTCTCCCATACTAAGCAAGAAGCGGATTATGCCCGTGACAGCATGATGATTTTCCTAAAAACCGTTTATGGTCAGATGCGCTTAGTGACTGTTATCAACGTATCGGTGCAAATCATCAACTATGTGCTGGCCTTTGTCATCGCTGCTGTGTCCATTTGGCTGTGGGCTGACAATGCCATTAGTGTCGGCGCTATCGCCATTGCCGTGAGTTTAGCATTGCGCTTGAATGGCATGTCCCAGTGGATCATGTGGGAAATCAGTTCATTATTTGAAAATATTGGCACTGTGACCGACGGCATGAATACCTTGTCTAAGCCTATCGCTATCGAAGATAAACCAGGCGCGAAAGACATAGTTGTCAGCCAAGGAAAGATAGATTTCAACCGAGTGAGCTTTCATTACGGCGAGAAAACCGGCGTTATTGATGAATTAAATCTTAATATCAAGGCTGGCGAAAAAGTGGGGCTTGTTGGCCGCTCTGGCGCGGGTAAATCCACCCTAGTTAATCTGTTGATGCGTTTTCATGATGTTGAGCAAGGGCAAATATGCATAGATGGACAACCCATCACTGACATTACCCAAGACTCGCTGCGGGCCAACATAGGCATGGTGACTCAGGATACCTCATTGCTGCACAGATCCATTCGAGAGAATGTGCTCTATGGCGACCCCAATGCCAGTGAAGCGCGCTTGATGGCCGCCATCACTCAGGCTCAGGCGCATGAGTTCATTGAGCACTTAACGGATCCCCACGGCAATGTTGGCTTAGATGCACAAGTGGGTGAACGCGGGGTTAAGCTTTCTGGTGGCCAAAGACAGCGTATCGCCATCGCCCGTGTGTTACTTAAAAATGCGCCGATTCTATTACTTGATGAAGCCACCTCTGCGCTGGACTCTGAAGTCGAAGCGGCAATCCAAGGCTCGTTGTACGAGTTAATGGAAGGCAAAACCGTTATTGCCATCGCCCACAGATTATCCACCATAGCGGCAATGGACAGGCTCATAGTGTTAGATCAAGGTAAGATTGTTGAACAAGGCACACATCAAGAATTGATCGACGCTAAAGGCATATACGCGCAATTATGGGCTCATCAAACCGGCGGTTTTATCGGTGTTGACTAG
- the gltX gene encoding glutamate--tRNA ligase: protein MTTPAITKTRFAPSPTGFLHVGGARTALYSWLQARANNGEFVLRIEDTDIERSTQAACDAILDGMNWLGLTWDEGPYYQTKRFDRYHEIIGQMLEKGTAYKCYCSRERIETMREEQAAAGLQQKYDGHCRNLAARETNEPFVIRFKNPLEGSVVFDDHVRGRIEISNEMLDDLIIQRTDGVPTYNFCVVVDDWDMGITSVVRGEDHINNTPRQINILKALGAPIPEYAHVSMILGDDGAKLSKRHGAVGVMQYRDDGYLPEALLNYLVRLGWSHGDQEIFSMEEMKQHFKLGDINKAASAFNTDKLIWLNQHYIKTLDPEYVASHLAWHMEDQNIDTSNGPALAEIVTALSERAKTLKELAESSRYFFEDFTDFDEVQAKKHLRGVALEPLTLVKTKLAALTEWSVSVIHQVIEDTATELEVGMGKVGMPLRVAVTGAGQSPALDLTLFLIGKDRSEQRISKAIDFVADRINS from the coding sequence ATGACAACTCCCGCGATAACTAAAACGCGTTTTGCTCCTAGCCCAACCGGCTTCCTTCATGTTGGCGGTGCCCGTACAGCACTTTATTCTTGGCTTCAGGCTCGTGCTAATAATGGTGAATTTGTGCTCCGAATCGAAGACACAGATATCGAGCGTTCAACACAAGCGGCTTGTGATGCCATTCTTGATGGTATGAACTGGTTAGGTTTGACTTGGGACGAAGGTCCTTATTACCAGACAAAGCGTTTTGATCGTTACCATGAAATCATCGGCCAAATGCTAGAAAAAGGCACTGCCTATAAATGTTATTGTTCACGCGAGCGCATTGAAACCATGCGTGAAGAACAAGCTGCTGCGGGATTACAACAAAAATATGATGGCCATTGCCGCAACCTTGCAGCAAGAGAAACTAACGAGCCGTTTGTTATACGCTTTAAAAACCCGTTAGAGGGCAGTGTCGTTTTTGACGATCATGTGCGCGGCCGCATCGAAATATCTAACGAAATGTTAGATGATTTAATTATCCAACGTACCGATGGTGTGCCTACTTACAACTTCTGTGTGGTCGTTGATGATTGGGACATGGGTATTACTAGCGTTGTGCGAGGTGAAGATCACATTAACAATACGCCACGTCAAATCAATATTCTTAAAGCGCTCGGGGCGCCTATCCCTGAATATGCCCATGTGTCTATGATTTTAGGCGACGACGGCGCTAAGCTATCCAAACGCCACGGCGCTGTTGGTGTAATGCAATACCGTGATGACGGTTATTTACCCGAAGCCCTGTTGAACTATTTAGTGCGCTTAGGTTGGTCTCATGGCGACCAAGAAATCTTCTCAATGGAAGAAATGAAGCAGCACTTTAAACTGGGCGACATTAACAAAGCAGCATCCGCCTTTAACACAGATAAGCTTATTTGGTTAAATCAACACTATATTAAGACCCTTGACCCAGAATATGTCGCAAGTCATTTAGCTTGGCATATGGAAGATCAAAACATTGATACCAGCAATGGTCCAGCCCTAGCTGAGATAGTGACCGCACTTTCTGAGCGCGCCAAAACATTAAAAGAACTGGCCGAATCGAGCCGTTATTTCTTTGAAGACTTCACTGACTTTGATGAAGTTCAAGCTAAAAAGCATTTACGCGGCGTGGCCCTTGAGCCGTTAACCTTAGTTAAGACTAAATTAGCAGCCTTAACTGAATGGTCTGTCAGTGTAATTCATCAAGTAATTGAAGATACCGCCACTGAACTTGAGGTTGGCATGGGTAAAGTAGGTATGCCACTGCGTGTTGCTGTAACAGGTGCAGGCCAGTCGCCTGCTCTAGATTTAACCTTGTTTTTAATTGGAAAAGACAGATCTGAGCAAAGAATATCCAAAGCGATTGATTTTGTAGCAGATAGAATAAATTCCTAA